The sequence ATATGTGACTTCAGATAAATTTGGCATCTGAGAATATTGGGCTCTTCTTCTGTgcctgtattttgaaatataatttgtcaGTGTGTGGATTTGTGGAGTTTATGTGTGTGATTTGGGGATTTTCATGTTTACAATGTAAGAGGATTAAGTTTGAAAGACTAAGATGCAGAAATAAGCAATTAAGGAAGTTCTTGTCATCTTTTAcctgagcattttttaaaactagagaaaTGCTCACCCCTCTAAATAGTTGAACTGTTTAACTGCTAGAGGAGCTTAAAAGAGAGtatctttcaaattatttttgtcctCCTTGAAAACTGTGAAATTGATggtaaaatgatagaaaaagaagaaaggctaaGTGAATCTGATAACTGAAGAAAgagctggaaaaaagaaaactagagggCAAGAGGTGGTAAGAGAGGTCACCTCTTATCAAACAGGAGACAAGTTgataggaaaagagagaaaaaatatgtgaaagaagaaaagaaaaacaaatagaggaTTGAAGAAGAAGTAGAACAGGACAGAAAATTCCCTTGActtggaaaaaattttttttgccatgAACATGAAACAAATTCTGACTTTGAGGAGAAAAGGATCTGCTATGAGGGAAAATTCTGTCTCCAGCCCTGCAGGAAGAATTGGAAAATCagaaaagagtgaaaaggcaGCTAGACTGATTTAATCCTCAGCCCAGGTGAAACTGAAAACACAATTCAACGTGTTTTTCTGAATGATAGGCACTATCAGGAAGAGATGAAGTCAGGGATCCAGGCTCAGAGAGACAAATATTCATCCAGGATTTCAAGAGTGAGCAAGGCTGGAATATGGACTCCAGGCCGGGCTGCCTAATTTCAAAGTCCATGACATTCTAACAGAAAGGGAGATCCAGTGCTGGGATCAGATGCAGAGAGAGGTCATCTTTGCCCATTTCACGATTCCATAGTTGTGATTTTTCCTTGCCATTTCTTTTGTCTTCCAATCAAAGGGATGTAGGCAGGATGAACGCAAACACCTCCATGGTGACTGAATTTCTTCTAGTAGGCTTCTCCCACCTGGCCGACCTCCAGGGCTtgctcttctctgtttttctcactATCTACCTGCTGACCGTGGCAGGCAATTTCCTCATTGTGGCGCTGGTCTCCACCGATGCTGCCCTCCAGTCCCCTATGTACTTCTTTCTGTGCGTCCTCTCGACCTTGGAGATTGGCTATACATCTGTCACGGTCCCCCTGCTGCTTCACCACCTCCTCACTGGCCAGTGCCACATCTCTCGCTCTGGATGTGCTCTCCAGatgttcttcttcctcttctttggcGCCACAGAGTGCTGCCTCCTGGCAGCCATGGCCTATGACCGCTATGCAGCCATCTGTGAATCCCTCCGCTACCCACTGCTGCTGAGCCACCGGATGTGTCTACAGCTAACTGGGTCTGCGTGGGCCTGTGGTGTGCTGGTGGGGTTGGGCCACACCTCTTTCATCTTCTCCTTGCCCTTCTGTGGCCCCAATGCCATCCCGCACTTCTTCTGTGAGATCCAGCCTGTCCTGCAGCTGGTGTGTGGGGACACCTCGCTTAATGAACTGCAGATCATCCTGGCCGCAGCGCTCATCATCCTCTGCCCCTTTAGCCTCATCCTGGGCTCCTACGGGCGTATCCTGGTTACCATCTTCCGGATCCCATCTGCTGTCGGCCGCCGTAAGGCCTTCTCCACCTGCTCCTCCCACCTGATCGTGGTCTCCCTCTTCTATGGCACCGCCATCTTTATCTATATTCGCCCTAAGGCCAGTTACGATCCGGTTACTGACCCTCTGGTGTCCCTATTCTATGCTGTGGTCACCCCCATCCTCAACCCCATTATCTACAGCCTGCGGAACACAGAGGTCAAAGCTGCCCTAAAGAGAACCATGCAGAAAATGGTGCCTATGGAGATTTGAAAAAGGGGCGATAGTGACTTCTGTGCAGCGCTCTGAGTCAGTCCCAAATAACTAAGGATCAAAGGGTCTCCTTTAAGGTCTTTCTTCACATTAGGGGAGGGCCAGCCTGTCAGAAAGACAAACTCATCTTTGAAAAGCTACCGTAGCCAAATGCTCTCCTCAGAACCTCAGGACACATACATATTCTATTCTGCTTTCTGTTGCAAGAAACAAGAAACCCAGGATGGAGGATCAATTTCAGAAGCAGAGCAAGTTGACAAACAGGGATAAAGTTACAAAATGTTATCCCCATCAGACTATCAAGGTAATAAAATTTTCAGCCACAGCAATGATCCTTAAAGTCATTTGACGTTTGTACATCTTAGGTAAAGCATTTGTTTCTTGGGTGGTACTACTGATTAGTACCTCAGCAAACATAATTATACCTAATTAAATCTACTACCAGCTAAAGACAGATTCCTCAAGATGTAAGGAGTGGCCACAAAGGTTTCAATGAAGATAAGTTCTTAAGGAAATTCATATGCCACAGAGATTAAGAGAACAGATTTTGATGTCAGACAGACTTAAAGTCCAAGTCTCATTTTTTCCCAGCTAGTTAGCTATGTCATCACAGGCAAATGATATAATCTCTCTGAGTcttaatgtttttaacttttattttagattcaagggtacatgtgcaggtttgttatataggtaaatttcatctcaaaatgattatttagtcacccaggtaataagcatagtacctgataagcagttttttgatcctcacccttcTTCTATCCTCCACCCTCAATTATGTCCTGGTAtctattgttcctttctttgtgttcatgtgtactc comes from Theropithecus gelada isolate Dixy chromosome 4, Tgel_1.0, whole genome shotgun sequence and encodes:
- the LOC112623799 gene encoding olfactory receptor 10C1, which translates into the protein MNANTSMVTEFLLVGFSHLADLQGLLFSVFLTIYLLTVAGNFLIVALVSTDAALQSPMYFFLCVLSTLEIGYTSVTVPLLLHHLLTGQCHISRSGCALQMFFFLFFGATECCLLAAMAYDRYAAICESLRYPLLLSHRMCLQLTGSAWACGVLVGLGHTSFIFSLPFCGPNAIPHFFCEIQPVLQLVCGDTSLNELQIILAAALIILCPFSLILGSYGRILVTIFRIPSAVGRRKAFSTCSSHLIVVSLFYGTAIFIYIRPKASYDPVTDPLVSLFYAVVTPILNPIIYSLRNTEVKAALKRTMQKMVPMEI